The Treponema phagedenis DNA segment AACATACACTTCAATTTTTCTTTGTAAGTAGTAATCAGAGTATCGGAATATAAAAAAAAAGATTAAGAAAATTTAAAAGAGAGGGTAATTTTTATTTCTGCCGGAGACGAGACTTGAACTCGTACGACCGTTTCCAGTCAAGGGATTTTAAGTCCCTGGTGTCTACCGATTCCACCACTCCGGCAAATGTGTTATAATGGGGTTATCATACCAAAAAAGAAAAAGGTGGTCAAGATTGTATAGTGATTCTCATTGCCATTTATTCTATATTTTACAAAAAAACATAGATCTTTCGATGCTCATTGCCGAAATGAAAAAAGAAAATTTCCGTTTTGTAATGGATATCGGTATCGCTGCAGGTGATTATACAAAACGATTTGCAGCGGTTGCAGATGCTTGCGGAGGAAAACAAAACATTCCCGATTTTATCTTTTTTTCTGCGGGGCTTTGGCCTGCTCCTGAACCAATACAAAATCCTCAAGCAAATCTTGCCCTTTTGGAAAAGGACTTGCAATCCATACTTGCTGGAAATCAAAAATATACTGCTTTGGGCGAGTGCGGCATTGACCGCTATTGGAACGGAGAAGCGGCTAAAAAACGGAACAATTCCGGCACCGAAGACACCGAAGCGGAAGAGCAGCTTTTTATCGAACAGCTCATTATGGCAAAAAAATACAAGCTTCCGGTGATAATCCATTCGCGCGATGGATTTGAACCGACAATTCGCTGTATTGACCAAGTCGGCTGGCATAAGGGCGTTATTCATTGTTATTCATACGGCATACAGGAAGCGCAGCAATTCATTGAGCGGGGATGGTATATCTCATTTCCCGGGAACATTACTTTTGCTAAAAAGGAAGAAGACCGGCGCTTTATCGCAAGCCTTGTTCAAAGTATTCCGCGGCATCGGCTCCTTTTGGAAACCGATTCTCCGTATCTTTCCCCTGCTCCTTTACGCGGTAAAACAAACACCCCTTTGCACATTCGCCATACCTATGCCAAAGCTGCGGAAATCTTGCAAATAAGTGAACCTGAACTTGCTAATCTCATATTTGAAAATTGCCAAACACTTTTTAAAAGAGCGTGAAAAAAGCATAGCGAGTGCGGCTATTTTATACGAGGTAATCTGCGAGAATAGAGTATAATAAATATATAGAGAAAATTATAAAAAAGAGCCCGACACAACGCAAGGGCGAACCCTTGGAATTTCTACCTTTGGTTCGCCTACGAGTTTTGCTTGGCTTACGCAGGAGTATCAGGCAAAACATCGTTTGGAATTGAGCAACGGCGAGCAATTTACCATAGTGATGCTGAATTTGCAGATTTATTATTGCTAATACTCCGACTTAGTATAGCAGCAACATAATTATAAAACGCTACACCAGGCAGACGGACGGTAAAATTTTGCAAACTTTTATAAGAATTTTTTAGACTCGGCAAAGTTATACTCCTTATTGAAAAGCAAAACTTAGAAATCTTTCTTAAAAAAAGCGCCTTCTATTCTTGCGGATATTTTACCGTATTAGCAATAAAAAAAACAGTTTGACTTTTTTTGAAATATGGAAGATACTGAGGCATGAGACTTTCCAATTTTTTTACGGTTTTGCGGCTGATATTGGCTCCGCTTTTTTTTATACTTTATTTTTTGCCGGTACAGTTCGGGCTTGACAGGCGGTTTTTTCTGGTAGTTATTATTCCGCTTTTTGTTTTTATGGAATTAACCGACTTTTTTGACGGCTATTATGCCCGAAAGAGGAATCAGGTTTCTAATTTCGGTAAACTGTTTGACCCCTTTGCCGATGTGCTTGCAAATTTAACGGTTATGTTTTGTTTTACACTTGACGGCTTTTTGCCAAGTCTTCTTTTTTTGATTATTTTGTACCGCGAGCTTTCTATTATGTTTTTACGCATGCTTGCAAGAGGGGAGGGGATTACCATTGCCGCTAAAATGGGCGGTAAGTTGAAAACGGTTTCGTATATCGTTGCGTCCGGTTTTTCACTTTTTATTCTTATTTTAATTGCATTCTTTTCTCTTCCGGAGTCTATTGTCCGGTATTTTATTATTGTAAATTATTGCCTTTATGGACTTGCATCGGTGCTTTCAGTACTTTCCTTCCTTTCATACTATAACGGATACAAGGAAGCCCTCAAACATCAGGCAGAATTGTAAAATAGATTTTTTATTGCTTTTATTGAAAAAATAGCGGTGGGATTTTAGAAAGCGTTGTAAAACCATAAAGATGCATCCGCATCTTTATGGTTTTACAGGATTTTATGCGTGTTTTTCAATTAAACTGACAATTTTTGATTTATCGATAAAACCTACCGAGCGGTCAACTTCTTTTCCGTTTTTAAACACGACAATAGTCGGGATGCTTGCAACTCCGTATTGTGCAGCCAAATCCTGCTGCTTATCAACATCTATTTTTGCAATAACACCCTTATTGCCGATTTCTTTTCCTACTTCTTCAATTACGGGTCCGAGCATTTTACAGGGACCGCACCATTGCGCAAAGAAATCTACTAAAACAGGAACATCCGTATTTAATGTTTCGTTGAAATTGTCTTTCGTTAAATGTAATACTGCCATAATATCACTCCTTATCTAATAATAGTTATCGCTACTATAATATACACAAAAAAAAGCGGATCGCATAGTGTTTGCCAATAAAAATACCAACTTAATGGAAATCAAGCACTTTTTAAGCTAAAAATGCGGAAAAAACTGGCTATTAAACAAGAAAACCGATGTTCTTAAAAAAGATCAAGTTTAAAATTTAATGAATTTCTCCCTTTTTTAAGTAATATACAGGCTGTGCTCTTTAGAGCGGCGTGTATTTACATAGCGGGTTAAATCTGTCATGTTTTTTACAATTATTTTATCAGTATAGAGTTCCAGCCTACCTTGGTCGGAAAACTTTCTCAGTGCATCTTCGGTTTCTTCATTTGCAAGTCCTGCCCAACGCGAAACCTCTTCTATAGTTATTTCAAAGGTTCTCATTTCCGTTGAACGGTCAATATCGGGCTGCGTTTCATCAAGCATCAAAAAAACATCGCCGATTCGCGCCGATTTATCCTGTATTGTAAGAATCATGAATCTCCGCTTTTGAGTATAAATTCTGCGCACAAAGGTTTTTAAAAGGCGCATAGCTATTGCTGGGTTTCCAGTCATTAAAACTTCAAAGTTTTCTTTGTTAAATTCAAGCACTACAGTGTCGTCATAGGCGATTGCCGAAGCGGAGCGGGGAGAGTTATCAAGAATTGCCATCTCTCCGAAAATTTCACCCGGCTGTAAAATATCAAGATTTTTTTCGAATCCGTTAATTATTTTTATTAACTGCACTCTGCCGCTTTGAATAAGATAAAAACAATTTCCCGGTTCAAATTCCGCAAAGATAACTGAGCCTCGCGGGAATTTTTTTGCAAAGCGCGAAAACGAAGCAAATAGATCAGTCATTTACAACTCCTTCACATGCTGCCTGTAATTCTTTTATTTTGGGGACAAGAAGCGGCCCCGCCATCAGCAAGGCTTTATCAAAAAATTGTAAAGCCTTGTCAGGACGTTTCATATCCCGATAACAAAGTCCGATATACATAAGAGCTTCCGCAAGTTTAAGAGACTTCGGATGCTGCGTAATGAAATTTGTAAGCAGTTGTAAACAACGAACATATTCTCTTTGTTCATACAAACAATGTCCTGCACCTATATATGAGGCTTCTATATTTTCGTCAGTCCCTGTTTCAATAACGGAGTGATATTGGATATACGCATCTTTCCAGTTTTTTTGTGCGGCAAGATCTTCTGCAAGTTTAAAGGTGAGACTGGCAGTACTGTCACTTGATGCAGGTCGATTTTGAAAGTTTTGAGGCAGGACATCGGATTTTGCTTCGGCTTCTGCGCCACCGAAGGATCTGCCTACCATTTCACGGGAACTTTTCAGTATTTGTGCAATATCCTGAGAATGTTTTCCGTGTGGATATAATTCCTGATATCTTTTTGCAACTTGCCCTGCAGCCTGATAATGATGTGAATTATAAAAAGCGCTTGCAACGGTAAAAAGCCCTTCTATACTATCTGTTTCTTCTTCACTGTCCAGCAAGGTTTCAAGCTGGCGGTGAATAGTTCGCAATTGCCGAGAAAAAACTTTAATCATCTTCATAATGATTCGGGTATTTGTTTGTGCAAAGGCTTCAAATTCTTGTCCGGTAAAGGTATATACGATGGAATCTGTTAAAACCATGGCGCTTTCTTCTCGAGGATAATTTCCCAATGCGGATTTTACGCCAAAAAATTCTCCGGTTTTAATATATTCGGTAACTTGGGCTCCAGTTTCTATATTAATAGAAGTTAAGGCAATATGTCCCTTATTCAATAAAAAAACCCTGTCATCAAAATCTCCTGAGAAATAAATAACCGAATTTGCCTTGTATTGAACAGCTTTTGGCATACTGCCCTCCGAATTTTTGAGTTTTGATTAAACATCGTTTCAGAGTATATCACAAATTCAATTAAAAACCTAGTACTAAACCGGCTTTTTTGATAATATAAATTTATGGTAGACTTACATACTCATTCAACCGCCTCGGACGGAACTTTTACGCCGACAGAGCTTGCTTTCCTTGCAAAGGAGGCCGGGCTTACCGCGTGGGCGTTAACCGATCATGATACGATGTCCGGTATTGAAGAGGCAAAAAAGGCAGCTGATTTACTTGGTATTGAGTTTATCAACGGCGTTGAGTTAAGCATTAGATGGAGTCCCGGAGAATTTCATCTTTTGGGCTTAGGAGTTTCTCCGGACTCTTCTGGTTTAAGAAATTTATTACATAAAATGAAAAAAGGCAGAATAAACAGAAGCAGACAAATGGCGGAAAAACTTAATAAGGCGGGAATTTCTATTGATTTTGACAGATTGATGGCTGTAACAAAACATTCTTCTATCGGAAGACCTCATTTTGCCCGTTATTTAGTACAGGAAAAACAGGTAAAAACAATTCAGGAAGCTTTCGATAAGTATTTTGCAAAAGGGCGTCCCTTCTTTATTGAAAAAGAATGTATCGATTTTGATGAAGCAATACATGCAATTAAAGATGCAAAAGGTGTTCCTGTTTTAGCGCATCCTATGTCTTTATATCTTTCATGGGCAAAACTGCCCACTGTAATACAAGACTTAAAGGAGCGGGGGTTAATGGGGCTTGAAGCGTGGCATCCGTCTGCTCGCTATGCCGAGTGCGCCCGCTTGGACAAACTTGCAAAAAAGTTTGGGTTAATTATTACGGCTGGCAGTGATTTTCACGGAACAAATAGAAGTGATCGATTTTTAGGGAAAACCGTGAAGGATATGCCGATTGCAGAGTCTTTTTATACGGAAAATTTACTGCCTGCCATACGGCAAGCACATAATCAATGATATTTTTTAAGAAAGGAATTGATAGATTTGAGAACAATATTAATTTTAGGCGCAGGCTTTATGCAGACTCCTGCTTTGAAAATCGCAAAAAATTTAGGTTTAAGAGTGTGCGCCGTGGACGGAAATCCTGAAGCTTGCGGAAAGGATTTAGCGGATGAGTTTTTACCGATAGATTTAAAAGATACCGATTCTCTTATTAAGTACGCACTTGGGCTTAAAGCCGATTCAAGGCTTGATGCGGTGTTTACGGCTGCAACGGACTTTTCCGCATCTGTGGCAGCAATTGCGGAAGCCTGCCATTTGCCGGGGCATTCGCTCGAGGCAGCGCTAAATGCAACAGATAAGGGGCGGATGCGCAGCTGTTTTAAAGCAGCCGGCATAGCCTCTCCTCTTTTTGCGGAAATCCATGAATCTGAAAAAGAGTCTGCCTTGGCTATTTACACCGGAAACGGTGCATCCTTTCCCGCGGTGGTAAAGCCAGTGGATAACATGGGTGCGCGCGGGTGTAAATTAGTAACCTGTGCGGAAGAGCTGGCATTTGCTCTTGATGATGCGCTTCGGTATTCGCGCACGCGGCGGGCAGTTGTTGAAGAATTTATTCAAGGACCGGAATTTTCACTGGAAGGGCTGGTATTTAACGGAAAAACTTGCATTACGGCGGTAGCTGACAGGCATATTTTTTTCCCTCCGTATTTTATTGAACTCGGGCATACTATCCCTTCTCAGTATGAAAAAAAAGATACTGATGAGCTTATTGCGGTGTTTACGGAAGGGGCGAGGGCTTTAGGACTTAGGCACGGCGCAATAAAAGGAGATATCTTTTTAAAAGAGGGTAAAGCGGTTGTCGGAGAGATCGCCGCAAGGCTTTCAGGCGGTTATATGTCGGGGTGGACGGTGCCGTACTCTTCGGGGCTAAATATTACTAAAGCCGCAATACAGCTTGCGCTTGGAGAAGAGCCCGAAGACTTTGCAAGCGCTTCACCGTTTTTACGCACGCCGACAAAGCATTATTGTTCGCATGTGAGTGCCGAGCGGGCATGGATTTCTATTCCGGGTACTGTTAAATCTATCAGCGGTTTGGAAGACGCATTTGCAGTTCCCTTTGTGCAAAATGTTTTTCCGAGAGCCGGAGTAGGGGATGAGGTGGTATTTCCCCAGAATAATGTAGAAAAATGCGGCAATGTTATAAGTCGGGCGGAGAGCAGAGCGGCGGCGGTGCAAGCAAGTGAAAATGCCTGCAAACTCATTGTACTGCGGTTGACTCCTCACAATACACAAACTGATATATTTATAAAAACAATACATAACTCAACCGAAACGCAGCAAGAATATCCGCCGAATTTTTTGCAGATACAGGGAGTTCATATAGGCAGTATTGCAGAGCAATTAAAAAACTGTCGGTTTGTATGTTCCAAAGGTTTTTATATTCCCGATTTCCTTGTGGAAGCAAAAAGCGTCCGTGATCTGCAAGGAAGAGAGCTCATCGAAATTTGCGAACAGGTTCTTGCGGCGGAAAAAGGCTTAAAAGAAATACTCTGCAGTTTTTCCGATAAGGCTGCGCAAGGGAAAAAACGGGAATGC contains these protein-coding regions:
- the pgsA gene encoding CDP-diacylglycerol--glycerol-3-phosphate 3-phosphatidyltransferase, which codes for MRLSNFFTVLRLILAPLFFILYFLPVQFGLDRRFFLVVIIPLFVFMELTDFFDGYYARKRNQVSNFGKLFDPFADVLANLTVMFCFTLDGFLPSLLFLIILYRELSIMFLRMLARGEGITIAAKMGGKLKTVSYIVASGFSLFILILIAFFSLPESIVRYFIIVNYCLYGLASVLSVLSFLSYYNGYKEALKHQAEL
- a CDS encoding TatD family hydrolase translates to MYSDSHCHLFYILQKNIDLSMLIAEMKKENFRFVMDIGIAAGDYTKRFAAVADACGGKQNIPDFIFFSAGLWPAPEPIQNPQANLALLEKDLQSILAGNQKYTALGECGIDRYWNGEAAKKRNNSGTEDTEAEEQLFIEQLIMAKKYKLPVIIHSRDGFEPTIRCIDQVGWHKGVIHCYSYGIQEAQQFIERGWYISFPGNITFAKKEEDRRFIASLVQSIPRHRLLLETDSPYLSPAPLRGKTNTPLHIRHTYAKAAEILQISEPELANLIFENCQTLFKRA
- a CDS encoding cyclic nucleotide-binding domain-containing protein; amino-acid sequence: MPKAVQYKANSVIYFSGDFDDRVFLLNKGHIALTSINIETGAQVTEYIKTGEFFGVKSALGNYPREESAMVLTDSIVYTFTGQEFEAFAQTNTRIIMKMIKVFSRQLRTIHRQLETLLDSEEETDSIEGLFTVASAFYNSHHYQAAGQVAKRYQELYPHGKHSQDIAQILKSSREMVGRSFGGAEAEAKSDVLPQNFQNRPASSDSTASLTFKLAEDLAAQKNWKDAYIQYHSVIETGTDENIEASYIGAGHCLYEQREYVRCLQLLTNFITQHPKSLKLAEALMYIGLCYRDMKRPDKALQFFDKALLMAGPLLVPKIKELQAACEGVVND
- a CDS encoding PHP domain-containing protein, coding for MVDLHTHSTASDGTFTPTELAFLAKEAGLTAWALTDHDTMSGIEEAKKAADLLGIEFINGVELSIRWSPGEFHLLGLGVSPDSSGLRNLLHKMKKGRINRSRQMAEKLNKAGISIDFDRLMAVTKHSSIGRPHFARYLVQEKQVKTIQEAFDKYFAKGRPFFIEKECIDFDEAIHAIKDAKGVPVLAHPMSLYLSWAKLPTVIQDLKERGLMGLEAWHPSARYAECARLDKLAKKFGLIITAGSDFHGTNRSDRFLGKTVKDMPIAESFYTENLLPAIRQAHNQ
- the trxA gene encoding thioredoxin; this encodes MAVLHLTKDNFNETLNTDVPVLVDFFAQWCGPCKMLGPVIEEVGKEIGNKGVIAKIDVDKQQDLAAQYGVASIPTIVVFKNGKEVDRSVGFIDKSKIVSLIEKHA
- a CDS encoding ATP-grasp domain-containing protein, with the translated sequence MQTPALKIAKNLGLRVCAVDGNPEACGKDLADEFLPIDLKDTDSLIKYALGLKADSRLDAVFTAATDFSASVAAIAEACHLPGHSLEAALNATDKGRMRSCFKAAGIASPLFAEIHESEKESALAIYTGNGASFPAVVKPVDNMGARGCKLVTCAEELAFALDDALRYSRTRRAVVEEFIQGPEFSLEGLVFNGKTCITAVADRHIFFPPYFIELGHTIPSQYEKKDTDELIAVFTEGARALGLRHGAIKGDIFLKEGKAVVGEIAARLSGGYMSGWTVPYSSGLNITKAAIQLALGEEPEDFASASPFLRTPTKHYCSHVSAERAWISIPGTVKSISGLEDAFAVPFVQNVFPRAGVGDEVVFPQNNVEKCGNVISRAESRAAAVQASENACKLIVLRLTPHNTQTDIFIKTIHNSTETQQEYPPNFLQIQGVHIGSIAEQLKNCRFVCSKGFYIPDFLVEAKSVRDLQGRELIEICEQVLAAEKGLKEILCSFSDKAAQGKKRECLWVSCIRAGIQGILYMYDCGLL
- a CDS encoding Crp/Fnr family transcriptional regulator, with the protein product MTDLFASFSRFAKKFPRGSVIFAEFEPGNCFYLIQSGRVQLIKIINGFEKNLDILQPGEIFGEMAILDNSPRSASAIAYDDTVVLEFNKENFEVLMTGNPAIAMRLLKTFVRRIYTQKRRFMILTIQDKSARIGDVFLMLDETQPDIDRSTEMRTFEITIEEVSRWAGLANEETEDALRKFSDQGRLELYTDKIIVKNMTDLTRYVNTRRSKEHSLYIT